In the Candidatus Deferrimicrobiaceae bacterium genome, CCTTTCCTGCTGATCCTCTTGTTGCCCGGCCACGGCGCCTTCGGCTGGTCGTTCGGCGTCTGCGGGGACAGCCGGGACGACAGCCACGGGGTGTTCCCCCGAATCCTCTCGGCCGTGGAGAAGTCCGACATGGAGTTCCTTCTCCACACGGGGGACCTGGAGCGGTCCGGGGGGGCCGCCTCCTGGCAAACGTTCCGCGAGAGGACGAAGGGGTTTCCGAAACCTCTGTTCCTCGTGATCGGGAACCACGAACTGCAGGGGACTACCGCGGAGGAGTTCGCCCGGTTCTTCGGCCTTCCCGGGACCTCCTATTCCTTCACGCACAAGGACGCGCACTTCGCGATCGTGGACAACGCCTCGGGATCCCTGCCGGATTCCCTTCTCTCCTGGCTCGATCAGGACCTCGCGGCGCACCCCAGAAAGACAGACGGCATCCGCTACCTGGTCGTGGCGATGCACATTCCGCCGCGGACCGACAACCTCTTTCCCCACGGAACAGCGAAGAACTACGACACGCAGAGC is a window encoding:
- a CDS encoding metallophosphoesterase; this translates as MRYNTSMRRKYLLPFLLILLLPGHGAFGWSFGVCGDSRDDSHGVFPRILSAVEKSDMEFLLHTGDLERSGGAASWQTFRERTKGFPKPLFLVIGNHELQGTTAEEFARFFGLPGTSYSFTHKDAHFAIVDNASGSLPDSLLSWLDQDLAAHPRKTDGIRYLVVAMHIPPRTDNLFPHGTAKNYDTQSERLRKILTRHKVDLLLAGHEHMHLVDEWGGIKVIVSGGGG